In Bombus huntii isolate Logan2020A chromosome 3, iyBomHunt1.1, whole genome shotgun sequence, a single genomic region encodes these proteins:
- the LOC126863833 gene encoding uncharacterized protein LOC126863833 isoform X7, with protein sequence MLPGHERTRIDEPMDTIFVKQVRGNSPAAEAGLRTGDRVVSVDGRPTRGEQYAKVVQRIQQAGPWLRLLVVSKEDDILQRYFGETAHNPETNQRPRLRSPERSGHRQRRSVSMIPSLSPRTRQSWVCPARSSMPTPLCQDQDSPRQLIDDSVGIIDKHQQQLQRNIAKSNIFVGTLTRIHENIASAGTLPGERQSIDTKNGTSSLPSSPGPEKKVNDKFPILPQGLQIVSKRAKQFESGRLLSDDDEPTGDRISLYKSELSRLSTKHSVPNVAVRRREFESKAEAQEPRRIPPVPTRETKSLDSGSGLKGNRIIPVGSKHIHCEPPGNYNTLEETPNTRITDGETVRPRIRSNSAESWESTSTSNLLNTVRLHWFQRQDDTERKRDTNGNDNSVYVDATNICDGKEKIVEKGSRRQQQDGYAQIIKAESGVLPSDNDMHNNEVVFRRQKNTQIADEDRATRRVSYLKATWGERIHVDSDLELSDSEPITHTSRSIHKRWRLPLLPNDIASLRRIFEEVTQSTSLNKNINRGNSICTGREAATGIIKDIGQVEREGPLHVKFTVLDGKRSSDRSWKQLWGVLRGPILFFYKDRQNQSPSLSCDGENVAQSVDVRCSLVDIAEDYTKRKHVLRLANPNAEVLLQTEDAASMALWLRALHEHAAAEKPSEIAHNSTLKQQAVPQTPGPTSSSSTCQTTTNASPMTMSTGSSSGGQRLSPLPGHKGIKKLTSFRNRSPTGQSPINKTRKPSQTIDSLVSPKTKTWKGRVAKQLRRMHGQTGSPSSPTTQLPPEGATFKVPLELCPPSSFSEYVPLIVEMCTSIVEARGLEVVGIYRVPGNTAAISHLTDSVNKGFENINLQDPRWSDVNVISSLLKSFFRQLPDSLLTAELYPMFIDADKVEDPQRRMTTIRKLLRDLPEHHFETLKYLMFHLKRIVEHSEVNKMEAKNLAIVFGPTLVRASGSRDNMVTMVTDMSHQCRIVESLLNNVDWFFSDDDLDDLSRLSVNLSLPADTSEIETTTSSNNHNLLLNNIQKVEGREMASAKDIVSSIISAANRKIQRRRKCQDETDNETHEVDKLRMKQEAENLQNRRSMALNERQCSVSEIVLMHESQSQSNRSIDRCDRSPTLDQAAITSSSIGGSDVIADCTINNRDCTLNSHDDVSSEKSNRYLNRMVESVPSIQPTHRSAVSSASESSRLSSETGLSCFDASSTLSSASNDTKQSNDEVTIRTYAGLSASTQERIRRFEQETKAMLQRDRNRQRREAERREEERRRIEMEWQLAKREMENDDLLDSIVDTTVTTPTTYLSSTTRLSSFNDRLADKSFLDIGSRSTARMPSLSIAVQQQPTPVRRVSQLADEPATILPSENVSNTIIKKLKTDSEQSLEKSTTLPPIRYGSLDSLHETHNISQSSLSPTNQQRKPLSSDVSDDAGSCFLQWTQKILTINKKLSRQTANPGFWWYISSHLHGTASPSGSATKTPGPSSMPMSMPMSIPMSMPISMPMSMPMPMPMPMSMPMPGRMRVPGPVSVSDAADIDVVQRSSTPIASSSGVSPASEPSEFSEPIEPVEQSPPRGVSSGSGAGLSSKTINRFLRGSDLLTSLTTTFDRKWKSLVNSSNQTIRGSATENLSLSDEDAAITRDSQNLRNQRGGGGGGGLREEKEEHKTACPQSCSIETYRDPSLHKTSIEKHQYVRQKNDAPEKDTDSSVTENSSVDRPDNTDMPDNDRSANVRKRVEPKQEQLRSSKETTTTATTTVYEASLAANEPQECCRHEKETSVLAQNGGKAIDDVKDFRHDVDSANYSNKLEKFESLTNCEVRSRLKRSESLNKRSENTSSKLKRSESLNKHSVERLSSPTNGKLKRSESLNKHSERSDSPNSKLKRSESLTKTEKTECNISKRRQSVRKDSATKLKRKNGMPERSIKRRHTVGGTKDFDKVHWLDNKLQVEAERVVRNEYRPKKSQLRTSSPDLSTGRIGLTDTSFLIEVSFRGPSNVVFNVTNARPQSLPDTSLTSKVFKVPLESHV encoded by the exons ATGCTACCAGGACACGAACGAACGAGGATAGACGAGCCGATGGATACGATATTCGTGAAACAGGTACGTGGGAATTCGCCAGCAGCCGAAGCAGGATTACGTACAGGGGACAGGGTCGTTTCCGTCGACGGAAGACCAACGCGCGGTGAGCAATACGCGAAAGTAGTTCAACGTATCCAGCAGGCGGGCCCCTGGCTACGACTTCTCGTGGTCTCCAAAGAGGACGATATCTTGCAAAGATATTTCGGTGAAACTGCTCATAATCCTGAAACCAATCAACGACCGCGTCTTCGTTCTCCGGAGAGAAGTGGGCACAGGCAACGCAGATCAGTCAGTATGATTCCCAGCTTGTCGCCAAGAACAAGACAGTCTTGGGTTTGTCCCGCACGAAGCTCGATGCCGACACCGCTGTGTCAAGATCAAGATTCACCTCGACAGCTGATCGATGACAGCGTAGGAATCATCGATAAACATCAGCAACAATTGCAACGAAACATCGCTAAATCGAACATTTTTGTTGGAACCCTGACGAGAATACACGAAAATATCGCAAGCGCTGGCACTTTACCCGGTGAACGGCAATCGATAGATACGAAAAATGGTACTTCTTCTCTGCCTTCGTCTCCTGGACCTGAAAAGAAAGTAAATGATAAATTTCCGATACTACCGCAAGGACTTCAAATCGTATCGAAGCGAGCGAAACAGTTCGAGTCAGGGCGATTATTAAGCGACGACGATGAACCGACTGGTGATCGAATCAGCCTCTACAAAAGCGAGCTGTCGAGATTATCGACTAAGCATAGCGTGCCGAATGTTGCCGTTAGAAGAAGGGAATTTGAATCGAAAGCCGAAGCTCAAGAACCGAGAAGAATACCACCTGTGCCAACCAGGGAAACCAAATCGCTGGACAGTG GTAGCGGATTAAAAGGCAACAGAATAATACCTGTAGGCAGCAAACACATCCACTGTGAACCGCCGGGCAACTATAACACGTTAGAAG AGACACCCAATACGAGAATCACAGACGGGGAAACAGTACGGCCGAGGATTCGTAGCAACAGCGCTGAATCATGGGAATCTACTAGTACGAGCAATTTGTTAAATACCGTTAGACTTCACTGGTTTCAACGACAGGACGATACCGAACGAAAGCGAGATACGAACGGAAATGACAATAGCGTTTACGTTGATGCAACTAATATATGCGATGGAAAGGAGAAAATTGTCGAGAAAGGGTCTAGAAGACAACAACAGGATGGTTACGCGCAAATCATCAAAGCCGAATCTG GTGTATTGCCATCGGATAATGATATGCACAATAACGAAGTTGTATTCAGGCGGCAAAAGAATACGCAGATTG caGACGAAGATCGTGCCACAAGAAGGGTGTCCTACTTGAAAGCAACTTGGGGCGAACGAATTCATGTCGACAGTGATTTGGAACTAAGCGACTCCGAGCCTATTACCCATACTTCTAGAAG CATTCATAAGAGATGGCGGCTACCGCTACTTCCAAACGATATAGCATCGCTGCGTCGCATCTTCGAGGAAGTGACTCAATCGACGagtttaaacaaaaatattaatcg CGGCAATTCTATTTGTACTGGCCGGGAAGCAGCGACTGGCATTATAAAAGACATCGGACAAGTGGAACGAGAGGGACCTTTACATGTCAAGTTTACTGTACTTGATGGCAAG cGATCTTCCGATCGATCATGGAAACAGCTATGGGGTGTTCTTCGCGGACCGATTCTCTTCTTTTATAAGGATCGTCAAAATCAG agTCCTTCGTTATCCTGCGACGGCGAAAATGTAGCTCAAAGCGTAGATGTGAGATGTTCTCTTGTAGATATCGCGGAGGATTATACGAAACGTAAACACGTGTTACGGTTAGCAAATCCGAACGCAGAAGTTTTGCTACAGACCGAAGACGCAGCGTCCATGGCGCTTTGGCTACGAGCTCTACATGAACATGCTGCTGCTGAAAAACCGTCC gaAATTGCTCATAATAGTACTTTGAAGCAACAAGCTGTCCCACAAACTCCAGGTCCCACCAGCAGTTCTTCAACGTGTCAAACAACCACGAATGCTAGTCCAATGACAATGTCGACTGGTAGTAGTAGTGGTGGTCAGCGATTAAGCCCCCTTCCAGGACATAAAGGCATCAAGAAATTAACTTCGTTTAGGAACAGATCTCCGACTGGACAATCACCGATAAACAAGACTCGAAAACCGAGTCAAACGATCGATAGTTTGGTTTCTCCAAAGACCAAGACATGGAAGGGTAGAGTCGCAAAACAATTGCGGAGAATGCACGGACAAACGGGATCTCCTTCTTCACCAACAACGCAATTACCACCAGAGGGTGCTACCTTCAAAGTACCGCTTGAACTTTGCCCACCG TCATCTTTCTCGGAATACGTGCCATTGATCGTTGAAATGTGCACGAGCATCGTCGAAGCGAGGGGTCTCGAAGTGGTCGGTATTTATAGAGTACCCGGTAACACTGCCGCTATTTCACATTTAACTGACAGCGTGAACAAAGGATTCGAAAATATCAATCTTCAG GATCCTAGATGGAGCGATGTAAACGTAATATCTTCTCTTCTGAAGTCGTTCTTTCGACAGCTCCCAGATTCACTACTCACCGCAGAATTATACCCTATGTTTATCGATGCCGATAAAGTCGAGGATCCTCAAAGAAGAATGACAACGATAAGGAAGTTGCTCAGGGATCTTCCGGAACATCACTTTGAAACTCTCAAGTATTTGATGTTTCATTTAAAAAGAATAGTCGAACATAGCGAGGTTAATAAGATGGAGGCAAAGAATTTGGCCATTGTGTTTGGTCCTACGTTAGTTAGAGCCAGTGGTTCCAGAGACAATATGGTTACTATGGTTACTGATATGTCGCATCAGTGTCGAATTGTTGAAAGCTTATTAAACAAC GTCGATTGGTTCTTTTCGGATGATGATTTGGACGATTTAAGTCGACTGAGCGTGAATCTCAGTCTTCCAGCTGACACTAGCGAGATCGAGACTACAACGTCGAGTAATAATCATAATCTCTTGTTGAACAATATTCAGAAAGTCGAAG GACGCGAAATGGCATCTGCTAAGGACATTGTATCATCTATTATATCCGCTGCTAAtcgaaaaatacaaagaagaaGGAAGTGTCAAGACGAGACGGATAACGAAACTCACGAAGTCGATAAG CTGAGGATGAAACAAGAAGCAGAAAACCTTCAAAATCGGCGAAGTATGGCATTGAACGAGAGGCAATGTTCGGTCAGTGAGATCGTTTTAATGCACGAAAGTCAGAGTCAATCGAATCGTTCCATCGATCGTTGCGACCGGTCACCGACGCTTGATCAGGCTGCCATTACTAGCTCAAGTATCGGTGGTTCCGATGTCATAGCTGATTGCACAATTAATAACCGTGATTGCACGTTAAACAGTCACGATGATGTTTCTTCGGAGAAATCGAACAGATATTTAAATCGTATGGTAGAGTCGGTTCCATCAATTCAACCGACTCATCGCTCGGCCGTCTCGTCGGCTTCAGAGTCTTCCCGACTCTCTAGCGAGACTGGCCTGAGCTGCTTCGATGCAAGTTCGACGCTTTCCAGCGCTTCGAACGACACCAAACAAAGCAATGACGAGGTTACGATAAGAACGTATGCTGGATTGAGCGCGTCTACTCAAGAACGTATACGAAGATTTGAACAGGAAACAAAGGCAATGTTACAGAGGGATCGGAATCGACAAAGACGCGAAGCTGAaaggagagaagaagagagacgaAGAATCGAGATGGAATGGCAATTGGCTAAACGTGAAATGGAAAACGACGATCTGCTCGACAGTATAGTAGACACAACCGTGACAACACCTACTACTTATCTTTCATCCACGACAAGACTTTCTAGTTTTAACGACAGGCTTGCCGATAAATCTTTCCTCGATATCGGTTCCCGATCGACTGCTCGAATGCCGTCTTTATCGATAGCTGTGCAGCAACAACCCACGCCCGTTAGACGAGTGTCGCAACTCGCAGACGAACCTGCTACGATTCTGCCCTCGGAGAACGTCTCGAACACTattataaagaaattgaaaaccGATTCAGAG CAGTCACTGGAAAAATCTACGACGCTACCACCAATTCGTTATGGCAGTTTGGATTCTCTGCACGAAACACACAACATTTCTCAGTCGTCGCTCTCACCGACCAATCAACAACGGAAACCCCTTTCCAGTGATGTCTCGGACGATG CTGGATCTTGTTTTCTACAATGGACTCAGAAGATTCTGACCATTAACAAAAAGCTTTCTAG GCAAACGGCAAATCCCGGTTTCTGGTGGTACATATCGTCTCACCTACATGGTACCGCAAGCCCCTCTGGTTCCGCCACGAAGACACCGGGCCCATCGTCAATGCCAATGTCCATGCCGATGTCAATACCAATGTCAATGCCAATATCAATGCCGATGTCAATGCCAATGCCAATGCCAATGCCAATGTCGATGCCGATGCCAGGGCGAATGCGAGTGCCAGGGCCAGTGTCAGTGTCAGACGCAGCCGACATCGATGTTGTGCAACGATCATCGACACCCATCGCATCCTCCTCGGGAGTATCACCGGCCTCGGAGCCCTCCGAATTCTCGGAGCCTATCGAGCCCGTCGAGCAGTCACCACCGCGAGGGGTGTCTTCGGGCTCAGGGGCCGGATTGTCTTCCAAGACTATAAACAGGTTCCTTCGAG GTAGCGATTTGCTGACCAGCTTGACGACCACGTTCGATCGTAAATGGAAGTCCCTGGTAAACTCGTCGAATCAAACGATTCGTGGATCCGCTACGGAGAATCTGTCTCTCAGCGACGAGGACGCTGCGATAACGCGAGACTCGCAAAACTTGCGAAATCAacgaggaggaggaggaggaggagggttacgagaagagaaagaagaacaCAAAACAGCTTGTCCTCAATCATGCTCGATTGAAACCTATCGGGATCCGAGCCTCCATAAAACATCTATCGAAAAGCATCAATACGTTCGTCAAAAAAAT GATGCTCCGGAAAAGGATACGGATTCATCGGTAACAGAGAATAGCAGCGTCGATCGACCGGATAATACCGATATGCCGGATAACGATCGAAGCGCTAACGTACGAAAAAGGGTCGAACCGAAACAAGAGCAATTACGATCGAGCAAGGAAACAACGACCACGGCAACGACGACAGTTTACGAAGCAAGTTTAGCTGCGAACGAACCGCAAGAATGCTGTAGGCACGAGAAGGAGACATCGGTGTTAGCGCAAAATGGTGGTAAAGCGATCGACGATGTGAAAGATTTTCGACACGATGTCGATTCGGCGAATTACTCGAACAAGCtcgaaaaatttgaaagtctGACAAATTGCGAAGTCAGATCGCGGCTGAAAAGATCTGAATCTTTAAATAAGAGATCTGAAAATACCTCGTCCAAGTTGAAGAGGTCTGAAAGTTTGAACAAACATTCTGTCGAGAGGCTCTCGTCCCCGACCAATGGCAAGTTGAAACGCTCTGAAAGTTTGAACAAGCATTCGGAGAGATCCGATTCTCCGAACAGTAAGTTAAAGCGATCGGAGTCGCTGACAAAAACTGAAAAAACTGAGTGTAATATTAGCAAGAGACGACAATCCGTTAGAAAAGATAGTGCGACgaaattaaaacgaaaaaatgGTATGCCCGAACGATCGATCAAGCGCAGGCACACTGTGGGCGGTACCAAGGATTTCGACAAAGTACATTGGTTGGATAATAAACTGCAAGTCGAGGCTGAGAGAGTGGTGAGAAACGAATATAGACCGAAGAAAAGCCAATTGAGAACAAGTTCTCCGGATTTAAGTACTGGTCGTATCGGTCTTACCGATACTAGTTTCCTCATCGAGGTCAGTTTTCGTGGCCCGAGCAACGTCGTTTTTAACGTGACTAACGCTCGTCCGCAGTCTTTACCGGATACTAGTTTGACTTCTAAAGTGTTTAAAGTACCTCTGGAGAGTCACGTGTAA